Proteins found in one Lactiplantibacillus paraplantarum genomic segment:
- a CDS encoding DUF3102 domain-containing protein, whose protein sequence is MERKDITQQVVETPSDQALSTDLTQITTEIKSYQSIAGQSIFEIGRRLKWVKENDLAHGEYEKWLKSVGVDKTFANRAVKIVDGLGESNVAMSQHLGVEALYQIATLPEEERQKLHRLESGEEKTPDEMTVRELRELKKQLKAKDDQHAAEQAALKDKYEARLQRIKAEGIREVEIPVPIVPDDYEDLKKQTKLLATKNQLLEEVNAEGDREIEALREERDQYAETSEKYEQMTKKIEQLKHQQTLLMANNELNRQFNQLVQAAIDAADRLSEVVERSDFTKIDAYDNAILALLRLKDKMAHNVQRLEAGLEQNPWSEEQ, encoded by the coding sequence ATGGAGCGAAAAGATATTACCCAACAAGTGGTGGAGACACCTAGTGACCAAGCTTTATCAACGGATTTAACCCAAATTACGACGGAGATTAAGAGTTATCAGTCAATTGCAGGCCAGTCAATTTTTGAAATTGGTCGCCGATTGAAGTGGGTTAAAGAAAATGACTTAGCGCATGGTGAGTATGAGAAATGGTTGAAATCAGTAGGTGTTGACAAGACTTTTGCAAATAGAGCAGTGAAAATAGTTGATGGATTAGGAGAATCAAATGTTGCGATGTCGCAACATTTGGGAGTGGAAGCCCTATATCAAATTGCCACATTGCCCGAAGAAGAACGCCAAAAGTTGCATCGCTTGGAGTCAGGTGAGGAAAAGACCCCTGATGAAATGACTGTTCGTGAATTGCGTGAACTAAAAAAGCAGTTAAAAGCTAAAGACGACCAACACGCCGCAGAACAAGCAGCTTTAAAAGATAAGTATGAAGCTCGATTACAACGGATTAAGGCTGAAGGGATTCGTGAAGTGGAAATTCCAGTACCGATAGTGCCTGATGATTACGAAGATCTAAAGAAGCAGACTAAGCTTTTAGCGACTAAAAATCAGCTGCTAGAAGAAGTTAATGCCGAAGGTGATCGCGAGATTGAAGCCCTTAGGGAAGAACGCGATCAATACGCGGAAACCAGTGAAAAATATGAACAGATGACTAAGAAAATCGAACAATTGAAGCACCAACAAACGTTGTTAATGGCCAACAACGAGTTAAATCGGCAATTTAATCAACTGGTTCAGGCCGCCATTGACGCGGCTGATCGGTTAAGTGAAGTGGTCGAGCGCAGTGACTTTACCAAGATTGATGCCTATGACAATGCCATTCTAGCCTTATTACGGTTAAAAGATAAGATGGCGCATAACGTGCAACGGTTAGAAGCCGGACTTGAACAAAATCCTTGGAGTGAAGAACAATGA
- the mobP2 gene encoding MobP2 family relaxase, translating into MSKPIEHQQPAVVFRLQYFTAATVANKMSYSGYTKYTERDNATDLSNDVNLVQQRLDQLERDNLAELAPTSQRPDEEPVEPVDGVATRLPYQKFIDYTARNTATELDQGDEVAKPKQQQLTPNFDQRTDHLTVAETDQLRQKLDTAQANKGVLWAGVISFSTQYLIDNHLYDPKTEACDQQKIKAAVRHSMGPLLKANGLAEKGFWWGDIQFNTNHIHVHLGISELSPRPDRNGYRDGKRVAKEARRKFTQPSIRSIKSHIFQDLIALERPQAKTRKLNLEKRLGVQRASLRQQLRQTVGEQQLQALFASLPADKKRWRYRSNARDMAKPKQIASALVNQYLQDNLEFQAFQQTVQALDQYNAAAFGQRTAGRTLAHKEAELRERLTNALFEACRELPDNEQELTIAGLAKNFTTADIEANRQRIDALRQANRLQPTPAKTKELRQRRMALRQQNARASQGKVQQAQRELTKLSQKSAPLNAAEREARTFLSDRYQQRLTLAKLKLQAPWEQSPTEQQQLQDLTAYFTDVVNVPITQLTSERVAQMQQRLAAEHRLNGGSVVSGVNWSKLRPELQQALSEELGVKLTKPSQMRAQLQAITKQQQELLRLKATLASYKEALPPAVVHQRYQKSERLSAKIKRDQQSTKKAGWGPIEAKTNHWKPRHLKQFQRKQQQASHQILKQEGQQVKKQLRRAEQTHYQDLKAKNALFNQQQAIEQAQQERGR; encoded by the coding sequence ATGTCGAAACCAATTGAGCACCAGCAACCAGCAGTCGTCTTTAGGTTGCAATATTTTACCGCCGCGACGGTGGCCAATAAAATGAGCTACAGTGGGTATACGAAATACACAGAACGTGATAACGCAACAGATTTAAGCAATGATGTTAATTTAGTACAACAGCGATTAGATCAACTGGAACGAGACAATTTAGCTGAATTAGCGCCAACTAGTCAGCGCCCTGATGAGGAACCAGTTGAGCCGGTAGACGGGGTGGCAACGCGCTTGCCTTATCAAAAATTTATTGATTATACGGCGCGCAATACGGCGACTGAGTTAGATCAAGGTGACGAGGTTGCCAAGCCCAAGCAGCAACAATTAACGCCCAACTTTGACCAACGAACCGATCACTTAACGGTGGCCGAGACGGATCAATTACGGCAAAAATTAGACACCGCCCAGGCGAATAAAGGCGTTTTATGGGCCGGGGTTATCTCATTTTCAACGCAATATTTGATTGACAATCACTTGTATGACCCTAAGACTGAAGCCTGTGATCAGCAGAAGATCAAAGCGGCGGTGCGTCACAGTATGGGCCCACTCTTGAAAGCTAATGGGTTAGCCGAAAAAGGATTTTGGTGGGGTGATATTCAATTTAATACGAATCATATTCATGTACACTTGGGTATCTCGGAGCTAAGTCCACGACCCGATAGAAACGGTTATCGAGACGGTAAACGCGTTGCGAAAGAAGCGCGGCGAAAATTTACCCAACCGTCCATTCGGAGTATCAAAAGTCATATTTTTCAGGACTTAATTGCTTTGGAACGACCGCAGGCTAAAACACGCAAATTGAATTTGGAAAAGCGGTTAGGGGTTCAACGAGCTAGTCTGCGCCAACAACTGAGGCAGACCGTTGGTGAACAACAGCTGCAGGCTCTCTTTGCCAGTCTGCCGGCTGATAAAAAGCGGTGGCGGTATCGAAGTAATGCCCGCGATATGGCAAAGCCTAAGCAAATTGCGAGTGCCCTGGTCAATCAATATTTACAAGACAATCTCGAGTTCCAAGCCTTTCAGCAAACGGTGCAGGCCCTAGATCAGTACAATGCAGCCGCCTTTGGTCAACGGACGGCTGGGCGGACGCTGGCACATAAAGAAGCCGAACTAAGAGAGCGACTCACCAATGCGTTATTTGAGGCTTGTCGCGAGCTACCAGACAATGAGCAAGAACTGACGATTGCCGGTTTAGCTAAAAACTTTACCACGGCCGATATTGAAGCCAACCGTCAACGGATCGATGCTTTACGGCAAGCAAATCGGCTACAGCCAACCCCTGCCAAGACTAAGGAACTGCGGCAACGGCGCATGGCCTTGCGTCAGCAAAATGCTCGAGCTAGTCAGGGCAAGGTGCAACAAGCTCAGCGGGAGTTAACGAAACTGAGTCAGAAATCCGCGCCACTCAATGCGGCCGAACGGGAGGCCCGTACCTTTTTAAGTGACCGGTATCAGCAACGATTAACGCTCGCTAAATTGAAGCTACAAGCTCCATGGGAACAAAGCCCCACGGAACAGCAACAGTTACAAGATTTAACGGCTTATTTCACGGACGTCGTAAATGTGCCCATCACGCAATTAACTTCCGAGCGGGTGGCCCAGATGCAACAACGATTGGCTGCGGAACATCGACTTAATGGTGGTAGCGTCGTTAGTGGGGTGAACTGGTCAAAGCTCCGACCAGAACTCCAGCAAGCGTTAAGTGAGGAATTGGGTGTTAAATTAACCAAGCCAAGCCAGATGCGCGCCCAACTTCAAGCCATCACTAAACAACAACAGGAATTGTTACGGTTGAAAGCCACGCTGGCTAGCTACAAGGAAGCTTTACCGCCGGCCGTAGTGCACCAGCGGTACCAAAAAAGCGAACGGCTCAGCGCTAAAATCAAGCGGGATCAACAATCCACTAAAAAAGCTGGCTGGGGCCCGATTGAGGCGAAGACCAACCACTGGAAGCCGCGACATTTAAAGCAATTTCAACGCAAACAGCAACAGGCTAGTCACCAAATCTTAAAGCAAGAGGGGCAACAAGTGAAAAAGCAATTGCGGCGAGCCGAACAGACTCATTATCAAGATTTAAAGGCCAAAAATGCGTTATTTAACCAGCAACAAGCGATTGAACAAGCCCAACAAGAACGGGGGCGGTGA
- a CDS encoding phage tail tip lysozyme: MQKKVIMASLGLGVPLLLISCLLLLITFIASSDDDNDCAVTTETSSNVVTSADMNKNAKTIYQFLRTNKDVKATPQAAAGILGVWQFESQLNPSVKNTGGSGATGLAQWMSNRYDNLMSFAAKNNKKWNFLDAQLNFMVYEMAHSYQGAKHIFKETSAHQAAYDWLMEYEGMRNNPEQWFLEKGPSGQLGRYPLADHWLAKLGDTDPGTSDGLATASDDTTGSSCDATSENDGDILKTAKGWLGYFYYVQTHPSSDLGKDLKNPNKSGGTDCSGFVWLVLNKAGYKVPANMGWFTGTMASDATGPHHYLKAIDKNEAKAGDIVIVNQGEGSGNNGHTAILTEDWHGNRTRIIESGGTGKSINIAQFGTAFSSLLSGETTFARAIKAK; the protein is encoded by the coding sequence ATGCAAAAGAAAGTTATTATGGCCAGTCTAGGTTTGGGCGTGCCACTCCTCTTGATCAGCTGTCTGTTACTACTCATTACATTTATTGCCAGTAGTGATGATGACAATGATTGTGCGGTGACCACTGAGACTAGCAGTAATGTGGTGACCAGCGCTGATATGAATAAGAATGCTAAGACGATTTATCAGTTCTTACGGACGAACAAAGATGTTAAAGCGACCCCACAAGCTGCAGCCGGCATTTTGGGTGTTTGGCAGTTTGAGTCACAATTAAATCCGAGCGTTAAGAATACGGGCGGTTCGGGGGCTACGGGCCTCGCCCAGTGGATGAGTAATCGCTACGATAACCTCATGAGCTTTGCGGCTAAAAATAATAAAAAATGGAACTTCTTAGATGCCCAATTGAATTTTATGGTCTACGAGATGGCGCATAGCTATCAAGGTGCGAAACATATTTTTAAGGAAACCAGCGCGCACCAAGCCGCGTATGATTGGTTGATGGAATATGAGGGTATGCGCAATAATCCCGAGCAGTGGTTCTTGGAGAAGGGACCGTCAGGGCAACTAGGGCGGTATCCATTAGCGGATCATTGGCTGGCCAAATTAGGTGATACTGATCCGGGCACGAGTGATGGGTTAGCGACCGCTAGTGATGACACAACTGGGAGTAGTTGTGACGCGACTAGTGAGAATGATGGTGATATTCTCAAAACAGCCAAGGGTTGGTTAGGGTATTTCTATTATGTCCAGACGCACCCGAGTTCAGATTTGGGGAAAGACTTAAAGAATCCTAATAAATCCGGTGGTACCGACTGTTCAGGATTTGTGTGGCTCGTGCTAAATAAAGCGGGTTATAAAGTGCCCGCTAATATGGGCTGGTTTACTGGCACGATGGCGAGCGATGCCACTGGGCCGCACCATTATTTGAAAGCCATTGATAAAAATGAAGCGAAAGCGGGCGATATTGTGATTGTGAACCAGGGTGAAGGTAGTGGAAATAACGGCCATACGGCCATTCTAACGGAAGACTGGCATGGCAATCGGACCCGGATTATCGAATCTGGGGGTACTGGTAAAAGCATTAATATTGCGCAGTTTGGGACGGCGTTTAGTAGTCTCTTATCGGGCGAGACCACGTTTGCCCGGGCGATCAAAGCGAAGTAA
- a CDS encoding primase C-terminal domain-containing protein, protein MRRHANGKLPAVRAAKAIAKSLKQYYAQKLPAVDVTCNSFGIFRVPRPDNIEYFEPKMTVDFQALMTWSINFANDQHQIKLQNTQRSFYARRTSRQIDQPWFQALINQTDIDQNVGYGRHNTIFTLALACYASNVSQAQCFDILDEFNSNLNHPLATQHVQKVINDAYSGQFHAASREYVNALLETWVPDADRRVYLQRSQTTWYKYAKPRSERVNSHVHEWQADLLAYFNKTISQDNNWFTKTSLRHISKGLNICLGSLTKALKDLIDQGLVYREKGSGRQATKFATRSSLLQHAMRLQRQQRLNYWLTVARLLEPSEELVALQQLSLDDRQDHYRNAQLSLLDTG, encoded by the coding sequence GTGCGCCGGCATGCTAATGGAAAATTGCCGGCAGTACGTGCGGCTAAAGCTATTGCTAAGTCGTTAAAGCAATACTACGCGCAAAAATTACCAGCGGTCGATGTGACTTGCAACAGCTTTGGTATTTTCAGAGTCCCGCGGCCAGACAATATTGAATACTTTGAGCCTAAAATGACGGTTGACTTCCAAGCTTTAATGACTTGGAGTATTAATTTTGCGAATGACCAGCACCAAATTAAGCTCCAAAATACTCAACGGTCTTTTTATGCTCGGCGGACTAGTCGCCAGATTGACCAACCTTGGTTTCAAGCCTTAATTAACCAAACGGACATTGATCAAAACGTGGGCTATGGTCGGCACAATACCATCTTCACACTGGCTTTAGCTTGCTATGCCTCAAATGTCTCGCAAGCCCAGTGCTTTGATATTTTGGACGAATTTAACAGCAATCTTAACCACCCGCTGGCGACACAGCACGTTCAAAAAGTAATTAATGATGCTTATTCAGGTCAGTTCCATGCGGCCAGCCGTGAATATGTGAATGCGTTGCTAGAAACTTGGGTTCCCGATGCTGACAGGCGGGTTTATTTGCAGCGTTCACAAACAACCTGGTATAAGTATGCGAAGCCGCGTTCAGAACGCGTTAACAGTCACGTTCATGAATGGCAAGCTGATTTGTTGGCCTATTTTAACAAAACCATTTCTCAGGACAATAATTGGTTTACCAAAACATCTTTACGTCACATTTCTAAAGGATTAAATATTTGCTTAGGTAGTCTAACCAAGGCCCTGAAAGATCTAATTGATCAAGGCTTAGTTTATCGTGAAAAAGGCAGTGGTCGGCAAGCAACGAAGTTTGCGACTCGTAGTAGTTTGTTACAACATGCGATGAGGTTACAACGCCAACAGCGATTAAACTATTGGCTAACGGTGGCTCGGTTATTAGAACCCTCAGAAGAACTAGTGGCACTACAACAATTGAGTCTTGATGATCGCCAAGATCATTACCGCAATGCCCAATTGAGCTTGCTAGATACGGGTTAA
- a CDS encoding pLS20_p028 family conjugation system transmembrane protein: MTTFFQWLVVLASGYQVPEALLNNNQLGDKILNWGGSSLGEQGDGVVKFYLSWHAVLHTDILAVQKIIGTVNEWILLGLYHTAQALESVFMAILKLFGFFANFNVGEMGTLYKTIVLLGFALLTVGLGYLLVENIFRAKTKLHEVITNLVVVIAILVMLPFGTNLFSQFVTAGAQDIVGNNGSGVTSIAVQPVQNNIVDSVALAKKGFDVNPAKLDGQMAKYNGINADNIGYLDLSEVIASDNLKTNAIPKGVDNVFKHRVKMGAETNQYTVEDATLPSKQSQLPKAFESVYPRYTGHFVIADLQLLLLACMFGLIAFRVGKSWFEILMLNASAPLMGFQDLRTNQRLKEVMQAIQGSFIGIFAEMIGLRLFLIALDYLGSADNPGVAFLKQYPNSALPIGFFLVLMYLSCFVAFMSGVSLIERWTGVPQSKNGTALGALMGLGLGLTGVKAGAKGVKAGVKGISMAREGMKGSYQKMVDGLTGEASALPDPTKATQAKDQQQTNPTTGQPTMDRADQGDQPKSNQQPTNEETETSAEAGKSVKADPSSQADPDSTKTATGDGSGKEVPPMPDPTVKADQEPDKDSDEKLPDPTAGVTTDKNINQKPAKAIGANANGNLPDPTTEEAPTDEAGTATAKETEASPEGTLPDPTAGVTTDKGTNQGPAKATDTNVNGTLPDPTTEEAPTDKAGTATAKETEASLEGTISNPTVEGTVPSNYDQQFDQGAPTVGAEFNSADRPEGLTREDGASEPMSRPAHGDQANKGVIPEGVISDYEEDEREVFERPVDDQPEWPVDDQPGSVNDAAPVDRTTTQPQSSHEVKSASGRQPVMASGPKRSAGKTLTKAGTVLTTVAREQGGDKQSMVNLPEIKIDDSIY, encoded by the coding sequence ATGACAACGTTTTTTCAGTGGTTAGTGGTACTAGCGTCCGGTTATCAAGTGCCCGAAGCATTGCTTAATAATAACCAATTAGGAGATAAGATTCTTAATTGGGGCGGCAGTTCTTTAGGAGAGCAGGGTGATGGAGTTGTTAAGTTTTATCTATCATGGCATGCTGTCTTGCACACGGATATTTTAGCGGTTCAGAAGATTATTGGGACGGTCAATGAGTGGATCTTATTAGGCCTGTATCACACGGCTCAGGCTTTAGAGAGTGTGTTCATGGCGATTTTAAAACTGTTTGGCTTTTTTGCTAATTTTAATGTTGGTGAGATGGGGACCCTTTATAAGACCATCGTATTATTAGGATTTGCGCTTTTAACTGTTGGGTTAGGTTACTTGCTGGTTGAGAATATTTTTCGGGCTAAGACGAAACTACATGAAGTGATTACGAACTTGGTGGTGGTGATTGCAATCTTAGTAATGTTGCCGTTTGGGACTAACTTGTTTAGTCAATTCGTGACGGCCGGTGCCCAAGATATTGTTGGTAATAATGGCAGTGGTGTAACCAGCATTGCGGTCCAACCGGTTCAGAATAATATTGTCGATTCAGTAGCCCTAGCCAAAAAAGGGTTTGACGTTAATCCGGCGAAATTAGATGGTCAAATGGCCAAATATAACGGGATTAATGCGGACAACATTGGTTATTTGGACCTTTCAGAAGTTATTGCGTCGGATAATTTGAAAACGAATGCGATTCCTAAGGGTGTTGATAATGTCTTTAAGCATCGGGTAAAAATGGGGGCGGAAACGAATCAATATACGGTTGAGGACGCTACCTTGCCAAGTAAGCAAAGTCAGTTACCCAAGGCTTTTGAGTCGGTTTATCCACGTTATACTGGCCATTTCGTTATCGCCGATTTACAACTCTTATTGCTTGCTTGTATGTTTGGGTTAATTGCTTTTCGAGTTGGCAAATCTTGGTTTGAAATTTTGATGCTCAATGCCTCAGCGCCGCTGATGGGGTTTCAAGATTTACGTACCAATCAACGGTTAAAAGAAGTCATGCAAGCAATCCAAGGCTCGTTTATCGGGATATTCGCTGAAATGATTGGCTTACGGCTGTTTCTAATTGCCTTAGATTATCTGGGGTCAGCCGATAATCCGGGCGTGGCTTTTCTAAAACAATATCCAAATTCGGCGTTGCCGATTGGTTTTTTCTTAGTACTTATGTATCTGTCTTGTTTTGTGGCGTTTATGTCCGGAGTTAGTCTGATTGAACGTTGGACGGGGGTACCTCAGTCCAAAAATGGCACCGCATTAGGTGCTCTGATGGGTCTCGGACTGGGTCTAACTGGAGTTAAGGCAGGGGCTAAAGGCGTTAAGGCTGGAGTTAAGGGAATTAGCATGGCCCGGGAAGGCATGAAAGGGTCTTATCAGAAAATGGTTGATGGTTTGACTGGTGAGGCTTCCGCTCTGCCTGATCCAACTAAAGCGACACAAGCTAAAGACCAGCAACAGACGAATCCAACCACTGGTCAGCCAACAATGGATCGCGCCGATCAGGGTGATCAACCAAAAAGCAATCAGCAACCAACCAACGAAGAAACGGAGACGAGTGCCGAGGCTGGTAAATCCGTAAAGGCCGATCCGTCTTCTCAAGCTGACCCTGATAGCACCAAGACTGCAACGGGCGATGGTTCTGGTAAGGAAGTGCCACCGATGCCTGACCCAACTGTAAAGGCTGATCAGGAACCAGATAAGGATTCAGATGAGAAATTGCCAGATCCGACAGCTGGTGTCACGACTGACAAAAACATTAATCAAAAACCAGCGAAAGCAATCGGCGCCAATGCTAATGGTAACTTACCTGATCCGACAACTGAGGAAGCCCCAACCGATGAGGCTGGTACGGCAACTGCTAAAGAAACTGAGGCTAGTCCGGAGGGAACTTTGCCAGATCCGACAGCTGGTGTCACTACTGACAAAGGAACTAATCAAGGGCCAGCTAAAGCAACCGACACCAATGTTAACGGGACCTTACCTGATCCGACAACTGAGGAAGCCCCAACCGATAAGGCTGGTACGGCAACTGCTAAAGAGACTGAGGCTAGTCTTGAGGGAACCATATCAAACCCAACTGTAGAGGGGACTGTTCCTAGCAATTATGATCAACAATTTGATCAGGGTGCACCGACAGTTGGGGCAGAGTTTAATTCAGCGGATCGTCCAGAAGGCTTAACCCGTGAAGATGGTGCTAGCGAGCCAATGTCACGACCAGCACATGGTGATCAAGCAAACAAAGGCGTTATTCCGGAAGGTGTCATTTCGGACTATGAGGAGGATGAGCGAGAGGTCTTTGAGCGTCCCGTTGATGATCAACCTGAATGGCCGGTTGATGATCAACCCGGGTCGGTGAATGATGCCGCTCCAGTTGACCGTACCACTACACAGCCGCAAAGCTCGCACGAGGTAAAGTCAGCATCAGGTAGGCAACCGGTAATGGCCAGTGGGCCCAAGCGTTCAGCGGGTAAGACCTTAACCAAGGCTGGTACAGTGTTAACGACTGTTGCCCGTGAACAGGGTGGGGATAAGCAAAGTATGGTTAACTTACCCGAAATTAAGATTGATGACTCGATTTACTAG
- a CDS encoding putative holin-like toxin encodes MLAFGTFIVALIALIVELIKSQQKIAALALAS; translated from the coding sequence ATGCTGGCTTTCGGTACCTTTATCGTAGCCTTAATCGCATTAATTGTTGAGCTGATTAAAAGTCAGCAAAAAATAGCCGCCTTAGCTCTGGCAAGCTAG
- a CDS encoding CPBP family intramembrane glutamic endopeptidase: MQLVVKVGGWLGLILIEQWATGVCLTRLQARSGGATIFLLGSGTLVLMVLALGLGYGSRQAWWRPIDHWRPVLINGGWALVSLLGLSLIMMTSMHRGGQDTTANQQVLTDWLISLRGWRQVWLIGQLVIIAPLMEELLFRGLFCRWFLGNHQSWQAIVSAGAFASVHEMRLSLSWLLYFGAGLILACLYQRQHDLRLNLVVHSLYNGLSLI; encoded by the coding sequence ATGCAGCTGGTGGTCAAAGTAGGGGGCTGGTTGGGATTAATCCTAATTGAACAATGGGCCACCGGGGTGTGCTTAACGAGGCTGCAAGCTAGGTCCGGGGGCGCCACCATTTTCTTACTTGGTAGTGGCACACTGGTGTTAATGGTTTTGGCGTTAGGCCTGGGTTATGGTAGTCGTCAGGCCTGGTGGCGCCCCATTGATCATTGGCGACCGGTTCTAATTAATGGTGGCTGGGCTTTAGTTAGTCTGTTGGGGCTTAGCCTTATTATGATGACCAGTATGCACCGTGGTGGGCAGGATACTACCGCTAATCAACAAGTTTTAACCGACTGGTTGATTAGTTTGCGCGGGTGGCGTCAAGTTTGGTTGATCGGTCAATTGGTCATTATTGCGCCGCTGATGGAGGAATTGTTGTTTCGAGGCTTATTTTGTCGCTGGTTTTTGGGGAACCATCAAAGCTGGCAAGCCATTGTTAGTGCCGGGGCTTTTGCGAGCGTTCATGAAATGCGGCTCAGTCTAAGTTGGTTACTGTATTTTGGGGCTGGTTTGATCTTAGCTTGCTTATACCAGCGGCAACACGACTTGCGCCTTAATTTAGTGGTGCATAGTTTATATAATGGCTTGAGTTTGATTTAG
- a CDS encoding DUF5592 family protein, which produces MNQNNMPNVGVTPDVKARMKVFLFYVADIVLVLVWCGVAMIIANLVFPDSRAGINWLFQGINLVFAVWLVITPYHNPGKKNYQLVINDLLMGGHYYHSYSYYEFDSLSALLTIGGLKQNAQNKQRRG; this is translated from the coding sequence ATGAATCAGAATAATATGCCCAATGTCGGGGTGACGCCGGACGTGAAGGCCCGTATGAAGGTCTTCTTGTTTTACGTCGCCGATATTGTCTTAGTGCTCGTTTGGTGTGGGGTGGCGATGATTATCGCTAACTTAGTGTTTCCAGACAGTCGAGCTGGGATTAATTGGCTGTTTCAAGGAATTAATCTGGTTTTTGCGGTTTGGTTAGTCATCACACCGTATCACAACCCAGGTAAGAAAAATTACCAGTTAGTGATTAATGATCTGCTAATGGGTGGTCACTATTACCACAGCTATTCGTATTACGAGTTTGATTCACTCAGTGCGTTATTAACGATTGGAGGGTTAAAACAAAATGCGCAAAACAAGCAACGGCGCGGTTAA
- a CDS encoding thioredoxin family protein, whose amino-acid sequence MTNKHWLLKGLSVSLVLVMVGIVSWFYWQPERLIRPSQTPTVTQVVRQRLAKKTPAVLLFYQPGCRDCRQIAPQVLRSELKNYFSGTLQIVNINTQKAENRRYLTQFKVTQTPALIRYDHGQVTRYQGTNLTKIKHLLTAN is encoded by the coding sequence ATGACTAACAAGCACTGGTTGTTGAAAGGTTTATCAGTTAGTTTAGTCCTCGTGATGGTCGGTATAGTGAGCTGGTTTTATTGGCAACCCGAGCGTTTAATTCGGCCCAGTCAAACGCCGACTGTCACGCAAGTTGTGCGGCAACGGTTAGCGAAAAAGACCCCGGCGGTGTTGCTATTTTACCAACCGGGGTGTCGGGATTGTCGCCAAATTGCGCCACAAGTGTTGCGCAGTGAGCTCAAGAACTATTTTAGTGGGACGCTACAAATCGTCAATATTAATACCCAAAAGGCTGAAAATCGACGGTACTTAACGCAATTTAAAGTCACCCAAACGCCCGCTTTAATCCGCTACGATCACGGTCAAGTCACTCGGTATCAAGGAACGAACTTAACCAAAATTAAACACTTATTGACTGCAAATTAA